A region from the Rhodamnia argentea isolate NSW1041297 chromosome 7, ASM2092103v1, whole genome shotgun sequence genome encodes:
- the LOC115752457 gene encoding COX assembly mitochondrial protein 2 homolog yields the protein MHPPLTLHRHPMCAEIIEQFQQCHLDHPLAKFFGECTDLKIKLDRCFRAEKAVKRKVNFEESKKLRERLQAYRKETAETSQ from the exons ATGCATCCCCCTCTAACATTGCACCGTCATCCAATGTGTGCTGAA ATAATTGAACAGTTTCAACAGTGTCACTTAGACCATCCCCTTGCAAAATTTTTCGGCGAATGTACCGACCTAAAAATAAAGCTCGATCGCTGTTTTCGGGCAGAG AAAGCCGTGAAACGAAAGGTGAACTTTGAAGAGAGCAAGAAACTGAGAGAGAGGCTGCAAGCTTATAGAAAGGAAACGGCTGAGACAAGTCAATGA
- the LOC115752524 gene encoding uncharacterized protein LOC115752524 isoform X3, whose product MRQRDLAAFCFPGGVKAQMLERTPSLSDLNELVYGQEHLGRDDLAFLFSFKMADNATLYGVCMLVPEIVQRPPGIVGNLSPLTQSSGGCRFLVSAPRCYCLLTRVPFFELHYEMLNSIIAQERLDRITRFVNEMTLSSYIPSETNAHDMMSKNDENHDDDCRTDWMASAIPLHSAFALTAAAAGLARDSGVSSSSIKIQETQSPESATASDVSELSHARQIDNCVGRPMPHFDDNTSEISETRSECLERMSECYENGHNSPEVGAFLCHRNPIMERLGSSESLYSPVRSVVSEDEDDDLFPNSQRELNDDVILEWARETKNDLLQIVCSYHALPLPPRGGEIVFQPLEHLQAMSYRRPPISAVGLSKQLLDLLENAEVHAKIGCAETALALSVWTTATICRVLSLESVLWLVAGVLLEKQIVLVCPNLGILSASVLSLIPMIQPFEWQSLLLPVLPEKMFDFLDAPVPFIVGIQHKFADLKMKTSNLVQVNVLKDQVKMCPLPALPRYKELVSELKPIHARLSRESSIAKRHPVYNCSEVQAEAANRFLTVMRNYLDSLCSDLKSYTITSVQSNNDRVSLLLKDSFVDSFPSRDRPFIKMFVDTQMFSVLSDAAISTCESRHF is encoded by the exons GAGCATTTGGGCCGGGATGACTTAGCATTTCTTTTCTCATTTAAG ATGGCAGACAACGCAACTCTTTATGGAGTTTGTATGCTCGTACCAGAAATTGTTCAGAGACCACCAGGCATCGTTGGAAATTTGTCACCTCTTACTCAGTCATCTGGAGGATGTCGTTTTCTTGTCTCTGCTCCTCGTTGTTACTGTTTGTTAACTAGAGTTCCTTTCTTTGAGTTACACTACGAGATGTTGAACAG TATCATCGCACAGGAGCGTCTTGACCGGATCACGCGATTTGTTAATGAAATGACTCTCTCCAGTTATATTCCTTCAGAAACCAATGCACACGATATGATGAGTAAGAATGATGAGAATCATGACGATGATTGTCGTACAGATTGGATGGCATCTGCAATACCTCTTCACAGTGCTTTTGCCCTTACTGCTGCTGCCGCTGGTCTAGCACGAGATAGTGGTGTCTCATCCTCTTCAATTAAGATCCAGGAAACGCAGTCGCCTGAAAGTGCTACTGCGAGTGATGTTTCTGAGTTGAGTCATGCAAGGCAAATCGATAACTGTGTTGGGAGGCCTATGCCACATTTTGATGACAATACTTCTGAGATCTCAGAAACTCGTTCTGAGTGTCTGGAACGGATGTCTGAATGCTATGAAAATGGACATAACTCTCCAGAAGTTGGGGCATTCTTATGCCATAGGAACCCTATAATGGAGCGACTGGGGAGTTCTGAATCCCTTTACAG TCCAGTGAGAAGTGTGGTATCAgaggatgaggatgatgatCTTTTTCCAAATTCTCAAAGGGAACTAAATGATGATGTAATACTGGAGTGGGCGAGA GAAACTAAAAATGATTTGCTCCAGATAGTCTGCAGTTATCATGCCTTGCCTCTTCCACCAAGGGGAGGTGAAATTGTTTTTCAGCCTCTTGAACATCTTCAGGCTATGTCATACAGGCGACCTCCCATATCTGCTGTTGGGCTAAGTAAACAGTTATTAGATTTATTGGAAAATGCTGAG GTCCATGCAAAGATAGGTTGTGCAGAGACAGCTCTCGCGCTCTCTGTATGGACAACTGCAACTATTTGTCGAGTTCTGTCACTTGAAAGT GTTTTATGGTTGGTTGCTGGTGTTCTATTAGAAAAACAGATTGTACTAGTGTGCCCCAATCTG GGTATTCTATCTGCTTCTGTGTTGTCTCTCATTCCCATGATTCAACCATTTGAATGGCAGAGTTTATTGCTACCT GTTCTGCCTGAGAAaatgtttgattttcttgatgCTCCAGTTCCCTTTATa GTGGGCATACAGCACAAATTTGCTGATTTGAAGATGAAAACATCTAACCTTGTTCAGGTTAATGTGCTTAAGGACCAG GTGAAAATGTGTCCTTTGCCAGCACTACCTAGGTACAAAGAGCTTGTTTCCGAACTAAAGCCAATCCATGCTAGACTATCTCGTGAAAGCTCAATTGCTAAAAGGCATCCTGTATATAACTGCAGTGAAGTGCAG GCAGAAGCTGCTAACAGGTTCTTGACTGTAATGAGGAACTACCTGGATTCACTTTGCTCAGATTTGAAGTCTTACACAATTACTAGTGTACAGTCAAATAATGACAGG GTTTCTTTACTGCTTAAAGATAGTTTTGTTGATTCCTTTCCTAGTAGAGACCGACCATTTATTAAG ATGTTTGTTGACACACAGATGTTTAGCGTTCTATCAGATGCTGCTATATCAACCTGTGAGAGTAGGCATTTCTAA
- the LOC115752453 gene encoding LOW QUALITY PROTEIN: WD repeat-containing protein 70 (The sequence of the model RefSeq protein was modified relative to this genomic sequence to represent the inferred CDS: deleted 1 base in 1 codon), producing MEDEAEIYDGVRAQFPLTFGKQSKPQTSLESVHRATRRHGPNPNPNPDSSSSPSPSLPSTTSAAVAAAGESSGLPSLSSSSRAWLEAVRAGNPRPDPEAGIGSRRGGDGEGGDRAVIGPPRPPPGLISNDDGGGEDDDDDDDDGVMVGPPPPPPGNLGDGDDEEEEEVMIGPPRPPNVDSGEEEEGEEEEEENQYRIPLSNEIELKGHTKVVSTLAVDPTGSRVLSGSYDYSVRMYDFQGMNSRLSSFRDLEPFEGHQVRNLSWSPTADRFLCVTGSAQAKIYDRDGLTLGEFVKGDMYIRDLKNTKGHISGLTWGEWHPKTKETILTSSEDGSLRIWDVNDFKSQKQVIKPKLARPGRVPVTTCTWDREGKCIAGGIGDGSIQIWKLKPGWGSRPDIHIEKAHTDDITGLKFSSDGKILLTRSYDGSLKVWDLRLMKNPLKVFEDLPNHYAQTNIAFSPDEQLFLTGTSVERESTTGGLLCFFDRSKLELISRIGISPTCSVVQCAWHPRLNQIFASSGDKSQGGTHVLYDPTLSERGALVCVARAPRKKSVDDFELKPVIHNPHALPLFRDQPSRKRQREKILKDPLKSHKPEVPMNGPGHGGRIGTTKGSLLTQYLLKQGGLIKETWMEEDPREAILKYADVAEKDPKFIAPAYAQTQPEPVFAKSDSEDEEK from the exons ATGGAGGACGAAGCGGAGATATACGACGGCGTGAGAGCTCAGTTCCCTCTCACCTTCGGCAAGCAGTCCAAGCCCCAAACTTCCCTGGAATCCGTCCACCGCGCCACTCGCCGCCACggccccaaccccaaccccaaccccgactcctcctcctctccttcccCTTCTCTTCCCTCTACTAcctccgccgccgtcgccgccgccggcgaGAGCAGCGGTctgccttctctctcctcctcctccagagCCTGGCTCGAGGCGGTCCGCGCCGGAAACCCTAGGCCTGACCCCGAGGCTGGAATCGGCTCCCGCCGCGGTGGCGATGGTGAAGGCGGTGATCGTGCGGTGATAGGTCCACCTCGCCCGCCGCCGGGATTGATTTCCAATGATGATGGCGGGGGCGAggacgatgacgacgacgacgacgacggggTTATGGTCGgcccgccgccgcctcctcctggGAACCTTGGAGATGGCgatgatgaggaagaggaagaggtaaTGATTGGGCCGCCACGGCCACCGAATGTAGATTCGggcgaggaggaagaaggggaggaagaagaggaggagaaccAATATCGGATACCTCTCAGCAATGAGATCGAGCTCAAAGGCCACACTAAG GTTGTATCTACTCTTGCTGTTGACCCCACCGGTTCTCGGGTTCTGTCCGGCAGTTATGATTACTCTGTACGGATGTATGACTTTCAAGGGATGAATTCTCGCCTATCATCATTTAGAGatttggagccatttgaaggTCATCAAGTT CGTAACTTAAGCTGGAGTCCGACAGCAGACCGATTTTTGTGCGTAACTGGCTCAGCTCAAGCTAAG ATCTATGATCGTGACGGGCTTACATTAGGTGAATTTGTGAAGGGGGACATGTATATTCGTGACTTGAAAAATACGAAGGGCCATATATCTGGATTGACTTGGGGAGAGTGGCACCCTAAAACAAAGGAGACAATTTTAACATCATCGGAGGATGGATCTCTTCGCATATGGGATGTGAATGACTTCAAAAGTCAAAAGCAG GTTATTAAACCGAAGCTTGCAAGGCCTGGAAGAGTACCCGTGACAACATGCACTTGGGATCGTGAGGGGAAATGCATTGCAGGTGGTATTGGGGATGGTTCAATACAG ATCTGGAAACTTAAGCCAGGATGGGGAAGCAGGCCGGACATTCACATCGAGAAAGCTCACACGGATGATATAACTGGGCTTAAGTTTTCCAGCGATGGGAAAATTTTACTGACAAGAAGCTACGATGGTTCACTTAAG GTGTGGGATTTGCGCCTTATGAAAAATCCCCTCAAAGTTTTTGAGGATCTTCCAAATCACTATGCCCAGACAAATATTGCATTTAGTCCCGACGAGCAGCTATTCTTGACTGGAACTTCTGTTGAAAGGGAGTCCACAACTGGAGGCTTGTTGTGTTTCTTTGATCGATCTAAACTTGAGCTTATATCAAGAATTGGGATTTCTCCTACTTGTAGTGTGGTGCAGTGTGCCTGGCACCCCAGGCTGAACCAG ATCTTTGCAAGTTCTGGGGATAAAAGCCAAGGAGGAACTCACGTTCTTTATGATCCCACCCTCAGTGAGAGAGGAGCTCTTGTTTGTGTTGCTCGTGCGCCAAGGAAAAAATCTGTGGACGACTTTGAGTTAAAGCCTGTCATTCACAACCCCCATGCATTGCCTTTGTTTAGGGATCAGCCAAGCCGTAAGCGTCAACGTGAAAAGATCCTCAAGGATCCATTAAAATCCCATAAACCAGAGGTTCCCATGAATGGACCTGGACATGGTGGAAGAATTGGTACAACCAAGGGAAGTTTATTGACCCAATATCTTCTCAAG CAAGGAGGTTTGATTAAGGAAACATGGATGGAAGAAGATCCTAGAGAAGCTATACTGAAGTATGCTGATGTCGCAGAAAAAGATCCAAAGTTCATTGCCCCTGCATATGCCCAAACCCAACCTGAGCCTGTTTTTGCAAAATCTGAttctgaagatgaagaaaaatga
- the LOC115752456 gene encoding phenylacetaldehyde synthase-like, with protein MVAVLGTLPGVTARFEFVCVMKSVGDADPIVYRLFASVVAKCREGELKPMDAEQLRENAHRMVDFIADYYKSIESFPVLSQVEPGYLHKLLPDSAPDCPESLQQVLEDVQAKILPGMTHWQSPNYFAYYPSNSSIAGFMGEMLSAGLNIVGFSWITSPAATELEMIVLDWLAKLLNLPDDFLSTGPGGGVIQGTASEAALVVLLAARDKFLSRIGKSSLDKLVVYYSDQTHSSLQKACQIAGIYPENCRVLQTDASTNYAVSPDLLNEVISQDLSTGLVPFFLCATVGTTSSTAVDPLPALSTVAKRNGMWFHIDAAYAGSACICPEYRPYIDGVEDADSFNMNAHKWFLTNFDCSALWVKDRNALIQALSTNPEYLKNKASQANMVVDYRDWQIPLGRRFRSLKLWMVLRLYGVKNLQKYLRNHIELARQFEGLVSQDPRFEVVAPRTFSLVCFRLLSPDNNGDTGNNLNRDLLDVVNSTGKIFISHTVLSGKYILRFAVGAPLTEERHVNEAWKVLQDEASKLLATVPNN; from the exons ATGGTCGCGGTGCTTGGTACATTGCCAGGAGTTACTGCTCGGTTCGAGTTCGTTTGCGTGATGAAGAGTGTCGGTGATGCTGATCCAATCGTTTATCGTCTCTTTGCTTCGGTTGTTGCAAAATGCAGGGAGGGAGAGTTGAAGCCGATGGATGCGGAGCAGCTGAGAGAGAATGCACATAGGATGGTGGATTTCATCGCGGACTACTACAAGTCCATCGAGAGCTTCCCCGTCCTCAGCCAAGTCGAG CCTGGCTATTTACATAAACTTCTTCCAGATTCTGCGCCTGATTGTCCTGAATCGTTGCAACAAGTTCTTGAAG ATGTACAGGCAAAAATATTACCTGGGATGACCCATTGGCAGAGTCCAAattattttgcatattatccttcTAACAGCAGTATAGCCGGTTTCATGGGAGAGATGCTCAGTGCTGGCCTCAACATTGTTGGCTTCAGCTGGATTACTTCCCCTGCTGCAACAGAACTCGAAATGATAGTTCTGGATTGGCTCGCTAAACTTCTCAATCTGCCTGATGACTTCCTTTCAACAG GACCAGGTGGTGGGGTAATACAGGGTACTGCAAGTGAAGCTGCTCTAGTAGTTCTATTGGCTGCTCGAGATAAGTTCTTAAGTAGAATAGGGAAAAGTTCCCTGGATAAGCTTGTTGTTTATTATTCTGACCAGACCCACTCGTCCTTGCAAAAAGCATGCCAG ATAGCAGGTATCTATCCAGAGAACTGTAGGGTTCTACAAACAGATGCTTCTACCAACTATGCAGTCTCTCCTGATTTACTTAATGAAGTGATTTCTCAGGACCTATCCACTGGCTTAGTTCCCTTCTTTTTGTGTGCTACA GTTGGTACAACCTCTTCAACGGCAGTGGATCCCTTGCCTGCACTATCAACAGTTGCTAAG AGAAATGGAATGTGGTTCCATATTGATGCTGCATATGCTGGAAGTGCTTGTATTTGTCCTGAATATCGGCCTTACATTGACGGCGTTGAAGATGCTGATTCGTTCAACATGAATGCGCATAAGTGGTTTCTGACAAATTTTGATTGCTCGGCACTCTGGGTAAAA GACAGAAATGCATTGATTCAGGCCCTTTCTACCAATCCAGAGTACCTAAAGAACAAG GCGTCGCAAGCAAACATGGTTGTGGATTACAGAGACTGGCAAATTCCTCTTGGGCGTCGTTTTAG ATCACTGAAGCTTTGGATGGTTTTACGGCTGTATGGTGTAAAAAATCTTCAGAAGTACCTCAGAAACCACATTGAGCTGGCCAGACAGTTTGAAGGTCTTGTCAGCCAAGATCCTAGATTTGAG GTTGTCGCCCCTCGAACATTTTCATTGGTCTGTTTCCGTCTACTCTCTCCTGACAATAATGGAGATACAGGAAACAACTTGAACCGCGATCTATTAGATGTGGTAAACTCAACTGGGAAAATCTTCATTTCTCACACT GTTCTCTCGGGTAAGTACATCTTACGCTTCGCAGTCGGGGCTCCATTGACAGAAGAGAGGCATGTTAATGAAGCATGGAAGGTTCTGCAAGATGAGGCATCTAAGCTGCTGGCTACTGTTCCAAATAACTAA